The Syngnathus typhle isolate RoL2023-S1 ecotype Sweden linkage group LG3, RoL_Styp_1.0, whole genome shotgun sequence genome window below encodes:
- the vps54 gene encoding vacuolar protein sorting-associated protein 54 isoform X2, with the protein MAARPVSSPVPRPAVPDGLYRKERDPSSPSSSRRRPVRSLPDVCPKEPTGDGRGLREGPSVVSEHDRWTVHSSKVNLPAALNDPRLAKRESDFFTKTWGLDFAETEVMPSFCLGNITQEHFRAYLQESAQRERIHERCKTLCPVKDDFTDAIYSVNTNQEKSRAELDQVPKIFLKPDFALEEPVTFNAVLPWSHFNGGGRNSRDVASSKLLQEKLSHYLDVVEHELRDRLKETQEAVAVLRRRTAAIDRIMCQGPLAALRAALARNNCVKLHGKLKLMAAVHQTQPTVQLLLSTSEFVGALELIATTKEVLQQELQGIHSFRHLGSQLCELEKLIDKMMVEDFSMYARSELNRSLRDDTQLLEKERLQSLVFGLLRQRKLDFLDIYGDEMIAAAKAIVSQCVAERLLSIDDIDTEVVTKLAEQMRLMTFPQWFEFLKDVFECFLLFLHRMKATLGVIRSVVLEVLESARKNSEKSHPAQLRSHEAAGTFGDVAELAYLTHDGPFISDALHGAQQAGAPTPPGTPDADSASGEQNFMYNSAGDTMPSDLELNRVLNSIQELLHAASDISHDRCVKILTARAKDGSLERISSAEFVDLSVAVESFAKDTEELCGRRSVSLRGALQSQADRFVHRFHEERKNKLSLLLDNERWKQAEVPAEFQELVDSMADGTIALAVRKAAGTCTLERDRSKVSFVTPFHHMAGPDERKPGDFLLVKGHKYAVVGTVLLLIRIFLEYCQCVNDIPAIATDMLMRLADLLKHFNSRSCQLVLGAGALQVVGLKTITTKNLALASRCLQLVVFYIPVIRQHFESKLQPKHLNVLRHFDHIIKDYNDHVSEIWAKLVAIMDSVFEKVLTKYEVKAPMPSACFRNVCKQMVKMHEAINDLLPAEQTQMLFVRINSSLKMNLKRQLTRLGVVNDGGPQHGLVVVDVAFYTENVQALKNLETLDLNMAEIWEQKR; encoded by the exons ATGGCAGCCCGCCCCGTCTCCTCGCCAGTGCCTCGGCCCGCCGTCCCAGACGGGCTCTACCGCAAGGAGCGGGACCCCTCGTCGCCCTCTTCCTCCCGGCGTCGGCCGGTCCGCTCGCTGCCCGACGTGTGTCCGAAAGAGCCCACGG GCGATGGGCGGGGCCTACGCGAGGGTCCCTCTGTGGTCTCGGAGCACGACCGCTGGACGGTTCACAGTTCCAAGGTCAACCTGCCGGCGGCCCTCAACGACCCGAGGCTGGCCAAACGCGAGTCGGACTTCTTCACCAAGACCTGGGGTTTGGATTTTGCCGAGACGGAGGTGATGCCGTCCTTCTGCCTCGGCAACATCACGCAGGAGCACTTCCGCGCGTACCTTCAGGAGAGCGCGCAG AGGGAACGGATCCACGAACGATGCAAGACTCTTTGTCCAGTCAAAGACGACTTTACGGACGCCATCTATAGCGTCAACACCAACCAAG AAAAGTCGAGAGCAGAGTTGGACCAAGTTCCCAAG ATTTTCCTGAAACCCGACTTTGCCCTGGAGGAGCCGGTGACCTTTAACGCTGTCCTGCCGTGGTCGCACTTCAACGGCGGCGGCCGCAACAGCCGCGACGTGGCCTCCTCCAAACTGCTGCAAGAGAAG CTGAGTCACTACCTGGACGTGGTGGAG CACGAGCTGCGGGACCGCCTCAAGGAGACGCAAGAGGCGGTGGCCGTTCTACGGCGCCGCACCGCCGCCATCGACCGCATCATGTGCCAGGGCCCGCTGGCGGCCCTGCGCGCCGCCCTGGCGCGCAACAACTGCGTCAAGCTACACGGCAAGCTAAAGCTAATGGCGGCCGTGCACCAGACGCAGCCCACCGTGCAGCTGCTGCTCTCCACCTCTGAGTTTGTGGGAGCGCTGGAGCTCATCGCCACCACCAAGGAGGTCCTGCAGCAGGAGCTGCAAGGCATCCACAGCTTCAG ACATCTGGGCTCTCAGCTGTGCGAGCTGGAGAAGCTGATTGACAAGATGATGGTGGAGGACTTCAGCATGTACGCGCGCAGCGAGCTCAACCGCAGCCTGAGGGACGACACGCAGCTCCTGGAGAAG GAACGTCTTCAGTCGCTGGTGTTTGGCCTGCTGCGCCAGAGAAAGTTGGACTTTTTGGACATTTACGGCGACGAGATGATTGCAGCGGCCAAGGCCATCGTGTCCCAG TGCGTCGCCGAGCGGCTCCTGTCCATCGATGACATCGACACAGAAGTCGTCACCAA GTTGGCCGAGCAGATGCGTCTGATGACCTTCCCTCAGTGGTTTGAGTTCCTCAAGGACGTCTTTGAGTGCTTCCTGCTTTTCCTCCACAGGATGAAG GCCACGCTCGGCGTGATCCGCTCGGTGGTCTTAGAGGTTCTGGAATCCGCTCGAAAGAATTCCGAGAAGTCCCACCCGGCACAGCTTCGGTCTCACGAGGCGGCCGGCACGTTCGGGGACGTCGCCGAGTTGGCCTACCTCACGCACGACGGCCCCTTTATCAGCGACGCCCTCCACGGCGCCCAGCAAGCCGGAGCGCCGACTCCGCCGGGGACGCCGGACGCTGACTCAGCATCTGGAGAGCAGAACTTCAT GTACAACAGTGCCGGCGACACGATGCCGTCCGACTTGGAGCTGAACCGCGTGCTCAACAGCATCCAGGAGCTTCTGCACGCCGCCTCCGACATCAGCCACGACCGCTGCGTCAAGATCCTCACCGCCAGAGCCAAg GACGGTAGTCTGGAGCGCATCAGCTCGGCCGAGTTTGTGGACCTCTCGGTGGCGGTGGAGTCCTTCGCCAAGGACACGGAGGAGCTGTGCGGCAGGCGCAGCGTGTCCCTGCGGGGGGCGCTGCAGAGTCAGGCCGACCGCTTCGTCCACCGCTTCCACGAGGAGCGCAAGAACAAACTCAG TCTCCTGCTGGATAACGAGCGTTGGAAACAGGCGGAGGTTCCTGCCGAGTTTCAGGAGCTGGTCGACTCCATGGCGGACGGCACCATTGCGCTCGCCGTGCGCAAAGCAGCAGGTACGTGCACTTTGGAACGGGACCGTTCAAAGGTAAGCTTTGTAACGCCGTTTCACCACATGGCAGGTCCAGATGAGAGGAAGCCGGGCGACTTCCTGCTGGTGAAGGGCCACAAGTACGCCGTGGTGGG GACGGTGCTGCTCCTCATCCGGATCTTTCTGGAATACTGCCAGTGCGTCAACGACATCCCGGCCATCGCCACCGACATGTTGATGCGGCTGGCTGACCTCCTCAAG CACTTCAACTCTCGCAGTTGTCAGCTGGTTCTCGGTGCAGGAGCTCTGCAGGTGGTCGGCCTCAAGACCATCACCACCAAAAACCTCG CGTTAGCCTCACGCTGCCTGCAGCTGGTGGTGTTCTACATTCCTGTCATACGGCAACATTTTGAGAGCAAACTTCAGCCCAAACACTTGAACGTCCTCAGACACTTTGACCACATCATCAAG GACTATAACGACCACGTGTCCGAAATCTGGGCCAAGCTGGTGGCCATCATGGACAGCGTGTTTGAGAAGGTGCTGACCAAG TACGAGGTGAAGGCCCCCATGCCGTCGGCGTGTTTCCGTAACGTGTGCAAGCAGATGGTCAAGATGCACGAGGCCATCAACGACCTCCTGCCCGCCGAGCAGACGCAG atgctgtttgtcCGGATCAACAGCAGCCTGAAGATGAACCTGAAGAGGCAGCTGACTCGACTCGGCGTGGTCAACGACGGCGGGCCGCAGCACGG GCTGGTGGTGGTGGACGTGGCCTTCTACACGGAGAACGTGCAGGCCCTCAAGAACCTGGAGACTTTGGACCTCAACATGGCCGAGATCTGGGAGCAGAAGAGGTGA
- the vps54 gene encoding vacuolar protein sorting-associated protein 54 isoform X3, which produces MAARPVSSPVPRPAVPDGLYRKERDPSSPSSSRRRPVRSLPDVCPKEPTGDGRGLREGPSVVSEHDRWTVHSSKVNLPAALNDPRLAKRESDFFTKTWGLDFAETEVMPSFCLGNITQEHFRAYLQESAQRERIHERCKTLCPVKDDFTDAIYSVNTNQEKSRAELDQVPKIFLKPDFALEEPVTFNAVLPWSHFNGGGRNSRDVASSKLLQEKLSHYLDVVEVSIARQISQRSEAFFHAMSSQHELRDRLKETQEAVAVLRRRTAAIDRIMCQGPLAALRAALARNNCVKLHGKLKLMAAVHQTQPTVQLLLSTSEFVGALELIATTKEVLQQELQGIHSFRHLGSQLCELEKLIDKMMVEDFSMYARSELNRSLRDDTQLLEKERLQSLVFGLLRQRKLDFLDIYGDEMIAAAKAIVSQCVAERLLSIDDIDTEVVTKLAEQMRLMTFPQWFEFLKDVFECFLLFLHRMKATLGVIRSVVLEVLESARKNSEKSHPAQLRSHEAAGTFGDVAELAYLTHDGPFISDALHGAQQAGAPTPPGTPDADSASGEQNFMYNSAGDTMPSDLELNRVLNSIQELLHAASDISHDRCVKILTARAKDGSLERISSAEFVDLSVAVESFAKDTEELCGRRSVSLRGALQSQADRFVHRFHEERKNKLSLLLDNERWKQAEVPAEFQELVDSMADGTIALAVRKAAGPDERKPGDFLLVKGHKYAVVGTVLLLIRIFLEYCQCVNDIPAIATDMLMRLADLLKHFNSRSCQLVLGAGALQVVGLKTITTKNLALASRCLQLVVFYIPVIRQHFESKLQPKHLNVLRHFDHIIKDYNDHVSEIWAKLVAIMDSVFEKVLTKYEVKAPMPSACFRNVCKQMVKMHEAINDLLPAEQTQMLFVRINSSLKMNLKRQLTRLGVVNDGGPQHGLVVVDVAFYTENVQALKNLETLDLNMAEIWEQKR; this is translated from the exons ATGGCAGCCCGCCCCGTCTCCTCGCCAGTGCCTCGGCCCGCCGTCCCAGACGGGCTCTACCGCAAGGAGCGGGACCCCTCGTCGCCCTCTTCCTCCCGGCGTCGGCCGGTCCGCTCGCTGCCCGACGTGTGTCCGAAAGAGCCCACGG GCGATGGGCGGGGCCTACGCGAGGGTCCCTCTGTGGTCTCGGAGCACGACCGCTGGACGGTTCACAGTTCCAAGGTCAACCTGCCGGCGGCCCTCAACGACCCGAGGCTGGCCAAACGCGAGTCGGACTTCTTCACCAAGACCTGGGGTTTGGATTTTGCCGAGACGGAGGTGATGCCGTCCTTCTGCCTCGGCAACATCACGCAGGAGCACTTCCGCGCGTACCTTCAGGAGAGCGCGCAG AGGGAACGGATCCACGAACGATGCAAGACTCTTTGTCCAGTCAAAGACGACTTTACGGACGCCATCTATAGCGTCAACACCAACCAAG AAAAGTCGAGAGCAGAGTTGGACCAAGTTCCCAAG ATTTTCCTGAAACCCGACTTTGCCCTGGAGGAGCCGGTGACCTTTAACGCTGTCCTGCCGTGGTCGCACTTCAACGGCGGCGGCCGCAACAGCCGCGACGTGGCCTCCTCCAAACTGCTGCAAGAGAAG CTGAGTCACTACCTGGACGTGGTGGAGGTGAGCATCGCGCGGCAGATCTCGCAGCGCTCCGAGGCCTTCTTCCACGCCATGTCGTCTCAGCACGAGCTGCGGGACCGCCTCAAGGAGACGCAAGAGGCGGTGGCCGTTCTACGGCGCCGCACCGCCGCCATCGACCGCATCATGTGCCAGGGCCCGCTGGCGGCCCTGCGCGCCGCCCTGGCGCGCAACAACTGCGTCAAGCTACACGGCAAGCTAAAGCTAATGGCGGCCGTGCACCAGACGCAGCCCACCGTGCAGCTGCTGCTCTCCACCTCTGAGTTTGTGGGAGCGCTGGAGCTCATCGCCACCACCAAGGAGGTCCTGCAGCAGGAGCTGCAAGGCATCCACAGCTTCAG ACATCTGGGCTCTCAGCTGTGCGAGCTGGAGAAGCTGATTGACAAGATGATGGTGGAGGACTTCAGCATGTACGCGCGCAGCGAGCTCAACCGCAGCCTGAGGGACGACACGCAGCTCCTGGAGAAG GAACGTCTTCAGTCGCTGGTGTTTGGCCTGCTGCGCCAGAGAAAGTTGGACTTTTTGGACATTTACGGCGACGAGATGATTGCAGCGGCCAAGGCCATCGTGTCCCAG TGCGTCGCCGAGCGGCTCCTGTCCATCGATGACATCGACACAGAAGTCGTCACCAA GTTGGCCGAGCAGATGCGTCTGATGACCTTCCCTCAGTGGTTTGAGTTCCTCAAGGACGTCTTTGAGTGCTTCCTGCTTTTCCTCCACAGGATGAAG GCCACGCTCGGCGTGATCCGCTCGGTGGTCTTAGAGGTTCTGGAATCCGCTCGAAAGAATTCCGAGAAGTCCCACCCGGCACAGCTTCGGTCTCACGAGGCGGCCGGCACGTTCGGGGACGTCGCCGAGTTGGCCTACCTCACGCACGACGGCCCCTTTATCAGCGACGCCCTCCACGGCGCCCAGCAAGCCGGAGCGCCGACTCCGCCGGGGACGCCGGACGCTGACTCAGCATCTGGAGAGCAGAACTTCAT GTACAACAGTGCCGGCGACACGATGCCGTCCGACTTGGAGCTGAACCGCGTGCTCAACAGCATCCAGGAGCTTCTGCACGCCGCCTCCGACATCAGCCACGACCGCTGCGTCAAGATCCTCACCGCCAGAGCCAAg GACGGTAGTCTGGAGCGCATCAGCTCGGCCGAGTTTGTGGACCTCTCGGTGGCGGTGGAGTCCTTCGCCAAGGACACGGAGGAGCTGTGCGGCAGGCGCAGCGTGTCCCTGCGGGGGGCGCTGCAGAGTCAGGCCGACCGCTTCGTCCACCGCTTCCACGAGGAGCGCAAGAACAAACTCAG TCTCCTGCTGGATAACGAGCGTTGGAAACAGGCGGAGGTTCCTGCCGAGTTTCAGGAGCTGGTCGACTCCATGGCGGACGGCACCATTGCGCTCGCCGTGCGCAAAGCAGCAG GTCCAGATGAGAGGAAGCCGGGCGACTTCCTGCTGGTGAAGGGCCACAAGTACGCCGTGGTGGG GACGGTGCTGCTCCTCATCCGGATCTTTCTGGAATACTGCCAGTGCGTCAACGACATCCCGGCCATCGCCACCGACATGTTGATGCGGCTGGCTGACCTCCTCAAG CACTTCAACTCTCGCAGTTGTCAGCTGGTTCTCGGTGCAGGAGCTCTGCAGGTGGTCGGCCTCAAGACCATCACCACCAAAAACCTCG CGTTAGCCTCACGCTGCCTGCAGCTGGTGGTGTTCTACATTCCTGTCATACGGCAACATTTTGAGAGCAAACTTCAGCCCAAACACTTGAACGTCCTCAGACACTTTGACCACATCATCAAG GACTATAACGACCACGTGTCCGAAATCTGGGCCAAGCTGGTGGCCATCATGGACAGCGTGTTTGAGAAGGTGCTGACCAAG TACGAGGTGAAGGCCCCCATGCCGTCGGCGTGTTTCCGTAACGTGTGCAAGCAGATGGTCAAGATGCACGAGGCCATCAACGACCTCCTGCCCGCCGAGCAGACGCAG atgctgtttgtcCGGATCAACAGCAGCCTGAAGATGAACCTGAAGAGGCAGCTGACTCGACTCGGCGTGGTCAACGACGGCGGGCCGCAGCACGG GCTGGTGGTGGTGGACGTGGCCTTCTACACGGAGAACGTGCAGGCCCTCAAGAACCTGGAGACTTTGGACCTCAACATGGCCGAGATCTGGGAGCAGAAGAGGTGA
- the vps54 gene encoding vacuolar protein sorting-associated protein 54 isoform X1, protein MAARPVSSPVPRPAVPDGLYRKERDPSSPSSSRRRPVRSLPDVCPKEPTGDGRGLREGPSVVSEHDRWTVHSSKVNLPAALNDPRLAKRESDFFTKTWGLDFAETEVMPSFCLGNITQEHFRAYLQESAQRERIHERCKTLCPVKDDFTDAIYSVNTNQEKSRAELDQVPKIFLKPDFALEEPVTFNAVLPWSHFNGGGRNSRDVASSKLLQEKLSHYLDVVEVSIARQISQRSEAFFHAMSSQHELRDRLKETQEAVAVLRRRTAAIDRIMCQGPLAALRAALARNNCVKLHGKLKLMAAVHQTQPTVQLLLSTSEFVGALELIATTKEVLQQELQGIHSFRHLGSQLCELEKLIDKMMVEDFSMYARSELNRSLRDDTQLLEKERLQSLVFGLLRQRKLDFLDIYGDEMIAAAKAIVSQCVAERLLSIDDIDTEVVTKLAEQMRLMTFPQWFEFLKDVFECFLLFLHRMKATLGVIRSVVLEVLESARKNSEKSHPAQLRSHEAAGTFGDVAELAYLTHDGPFISDALHGAQQAGAPTPPGTPDADSASGEQNFMYNSAGDTMPSDLELNRVLNSIQELLHAASDISHDRCVKILTARAKDGSLERISSAEFVDLSVAVESFAKDTEELCGRRSVSLRGALQSQADRFVHRFHEERKNKLSLLLDNERWKQAEVPAEFQELVDSMADGTIALAVRKAAGTCTLERDRSKVSFVTPFHHMAGPDERKPGDFLLVKGHKYAVVGTVLLLIRIFLEYCQCVNDIPAIATDMLMRLADLLKHFNSRSCQLVLGAGALQVVGLKTITTKNLALASRCLQLVVFYIPVIRQHFESKLQPKHLNVLRHFDHIIKDYNDHVSEIWAKLVAIMDSVFEKVLTKYEVKAPMPSACFRNVCKQMVKMHEAINDLLPAEQTQMLFVRINSSLKMNLKRQLTRLGVVNDGGPQHGLVVVDVAFYTENVQALKNLETLDLNMAEIWEQKR, encoded by the exons ATGGCAGCCCGCCCCGTCTCCTCGCCAGTGCCTCGGCCCGCCGTCCCAGACGGGCTCTACCGCAAGGAGCGGGACCCCTCGTCGCCCTCTTCCTCCCGGCGTCGGCCGGTCCGCTCGCTGCCCGACGTGTGTCCGAAAGAGCCCACGG GCGATGGGCGGGGCCTACGCGAGGGTCCCTCTGTGGTCTCGGAGCACGACCGCTGGACGGTTCACAGTTCCAAGGTCAACCTGCCGGCGGCCCTCAACGACCCGAGGCTGGCCAAACGCGAGTCGGACTTCTTCACCAAGACCTGGGGTTTGGATTTTGCCGAGACGGAGGTGATGCCGTCCTTCTGCCTCGGCAACATCACGCAGGAGCACTTCCGCGCGTACCTTCAGGAGAGCGCGCAG AGGGAACGGATCCACGAACGATGCAAGACTCTTTGTCCAGTCAAAGACGACTTTACGGACGCCATCTATAGCGTCAACACCAACCAAG AAAAGTCGAGAGCAGAGTTGGACCAAGTTCCCAAG ATTTTCCTGAAACCCGACTTTGCCCTGGAGGAGCCGGTGACCTTTAACGCTGTCCTGCCGTGGTCGCACTTCAACGGCGGCGGCCGCAACAGCCGCGACGTGGCCTCCTCCAAACTGCTGCAAGAGAAG CTGAGTCACTACCTGGACGTGGTGGAGGTGAGCATCGCGCGGCAGATCTCGCAGCGCTCCGAGGCCTTCTTCCACGCCATGTCGTCTCAGCACGAGCTGCGGGACCGCCTCAAGGAGACGCAAGAGGCGGTGGCCGTTCTACGGCGCCGCACCGCCGCCATCGACCGCATCATGTGCCAGGGCCCGCTGGCGGCCCTGCGCGCCGCCCTGGCGCGCAACAACTGCGTCAAGCTACACGGCAAGCTAAAGCTAATGGCGGCCGTGCACCAGACGCAGCCCACCGTGCAGCTGCTGCTCTCCACCTCTGAGTTTGTGGGAGCGCTGGAGCTCATCGCCACCACCAAGGAGGTCCTGCAGCAGGAGCTGCAAGGCATCCACAGCTTCAG ACATCTGGGCTCTCAGCTGTGCGAGCTGGAGAAGCTGATTGACAAGATGATGGTGGAGGACTTCAGCATGTACGCGCGCAGCGAGCTCAACCGCAGCCTGAGGGACGACACGCAGCTCCTGGAGAAG GAACGTCTTCAGTCGCTGGTGTTTGGCCTGCTGCGCCAGAGAAAGTTGGACTTTTTGGACATTTACGGCGACGAGATGATTGCAGCGGCCAAGGCCATCGTGTCCCAG TGCGTCGCCGAGCGGCTCCTGTCCATCGATGACATCGACACAGAAGTCGTCACCAA GTTGGCCGAGCAGATGCGTCTGATGACCTTCCCTCAGTGGTTTGAGTTCCTCAAGGACGTCTTTGAGTGCTTCCTGCTTTTCCTCCACAGGATGAAG GCCACGCTCGGCGTGATCCGCTCGGTGGTCTTAGAGGTTCTGGAATCCGCTCGAAAGAATTCCGAGAAGTCCCACCCGGCACAGCTTCGGTCTCACGAGGCGGCCGGCACGTTCGGGGACGTCGCCGAGTTGGCCTACCTCACGCACGACGGCCCCTTTATCAGCGACGCCCTCCACGGCGCCCAGCAAGCCGGAGCGCCGACTCCGCCGGGGACGCCGGACGCTGACTCAGCATCTGGAGAGCAGAACTTCAT GTACAACAGTGCCGGCGACACGATGCCGTCCGACTTGGAGCTGAACCGCGTGCTCAACAGCATCCAGGAGCTTCTGCACGCCGCCTCCGACATCAGCCACGACCGCTGCGTCAAGATCCTCACCGCCAGAGCCAAg GACGGTAGTCTGGAGCGCATCAGCTCGGCCGAGTTTGTGGACCTCTCGGTGGCGGTGGAGTCCTTCGCCAAGGACACGGAGGAGCTGTGCGGCAGGCGCAGCGTGTCCCTGCGGGGGGCGCTGCAGAGTCAGGCCGACCGCTTCGTCCACCGCTTCCACGAGGAGCGCAAGAACAAACTCAG TCTCCTGCTGGATAACGAGCGTTGGAAACAGGCGGAGGTTCCTGCCGAGTTTCAGGAGCTGGTCGACTCCATGGCGGACGGCACCATTGCGCTCGCCGTGCGCAAAGCAGCAGGTACGTGCACTTTGGAACGGGACCGTTCAAAGGTAAGCTTTGTAACGCCGTTTCACCACATGGCAGGTCCAGATGAGAGGAAGCCGGGCGACTTCCTGCTGGTGAAGGGCCACAAGTACGCCGTGGTGGG GACGGTGCTGCTCCTCATCCGGATCTTTCTGGAATACTGCCAGTGCGTCAACGACATCCCGGCCATCGCCACCGACATGTTGATGCGGCTGGCTGACCTCCTCAAG CACTTCAACTCTCGCAGTTGTCAGCTGGTTCTCGGTGCAGGAGCTCTGCAGGTGGTCGGCCTCAAGACCATCACCACCAAAAACCTCG CGTTAGCCTCACGCTGCCTGCAGCTGGTGGTGTTCTACATTCCTGTCATACGGCAACATTTTGAGAGCAAACTTCAGCCCAAACACTTGAACGTCCTCAGACACTTTGACCACATCATCAAG GACTATAACGACCACGTGTCCGAAATCTGGGCCAAGCTGGTGGCCATCATGGACAGCGTGTTTGAGAAGGTGCTGACCAAG TACGAGGTGAAGGCCCCCATGCCGTCGGCGTGTTTCCGTAACGTGTGCAAGCAGATGGTCAAGATGCACGAGGCCATCAACGACCTCCTGCCCGCCGAGCAGACGCAG atgctgtttgtcCGGATCAACAGCAGCCTGAAGATGAACCTGAAGAGGCAGCTGACTCGACTCGGCGTGGTCAACGACGGCGGGCCGCAGCACGG GCTGGTGGTGGTGGACGTGGCCTTCTACACGGAGAACGTGCAGGCCCTCAAGAACCTGGAGACTTTGGACCTCAACATGGCCGAGATCTGGGAGCAGAAGAGGTGA
- the zgc:66455 gene encoding uncharacterized protein zgc:66455: MCIEKTTTKRIQACLKMFARKSMTLKSHVLLLCLVLGTLRTSCKAQFLGDETKQVSGTAGKGGGAFYALRSCHRRLGGDSGDFFSPDYLCANPPLWCNWTIQAPDGKRVYLHLQDLTPNEDCHLKQDQIHVDEPVQPSSGTSAGHPVLRGCWREATYASLSDTLRVVLLIGGWPAQQYRGFYARYRTFGPPVAYHPSDGTSGPDGNWDLEDWEEFGPTIEGERERRPTATADVFPLFDSSNIADAPESPHGTSRLERGAPRILSDPSDPTGPAHEQVNQLPGGFLPTVSPNAGPNLPENQNQPTEAGQNKMVTNTSSSSGELSDRRGTLNIWNSSQALHQPGDQLFEVSVEVQLNQEHKRNQHHLDGSLIKSVRALVLQHLDGLHIPISLSFKRIKRLRAGELYIMWLSLGSGRSHAFSGIHQNLHKMVGSSVGPVGSPHHSVVASVSIGDVNECGTQLALCGVNADCLDQFGSYRCRCKDGFRDESNLGPVGTVCVDRKPAGCSRGLSGETKGVYVLFFLLSFLLLMSVAVACALYSRRHCGTFLPKGQTPDSAGRYPDDDHAYAAAASDLPPPPPPARGPRDAWPNHKERCAAVDLPLLRFSPLTPSDVYTDSQEGGKK, from the exons ATGTGTATcgaaaagacaacaacaaaaagaatacAAGCCTGCCTAAAAATGTTTGCACGCAAATCGATGACCCTTAAAAGTCACGTGCTGCTCCTTTGCCTTGTGCTAGGGACTCTGCGGACCTCCTGCAAGGCGCAG TTCCTGGGGGACGAAACCAAACAGGTCTCTG GTACAGCAGGTAAAGGGGGCGGGGCCTTCTACGCCCTGAGAAGCTGCCACCGGCGTCTGGGAGGCGACAGCGGCGACTTCTTCTCTCCCGACTACCTTTGCGCCAACCCACCCCTGTGGTGTAACTGGACCATCCAAGCCCCCGATGGCAAGCGGGTCTACTTGCACCTCCAGGACCTGACCCCCAATGAGGACTGTCACCTAAAGCAGGATCAAATCCACGTGGATGAGCCCGTCCAACCTTCGTCCGGAACCTCCGCGGGTCACCCTGTCCTGCGGGGGTGCTGGCGCGAGGCCACGTACGCGTCACTGTCCGACACCCTGCGCGTGGTCCTGCTGATTGGCGGCTGGCCCGCTCAGCAGTACCGGGGATTCTACGCACGCTACCGCACCTTCGGACCCCCCGTGGCCTACCACCCATCAGATGGCACCTCCGGGCCGGACGGGAACTGGGACCTTGAGGACTGGGAAGAGTTTGGACCGACGATAGAGGGGGAGCGCGAGCGGCGTCCCACGGCGACCGCTGACGTGTTCCCCCTGTTTGATTCTTCTAACATTGCCGACGCTCCCGAGTCACCACACGGAACGTCCCGTCTGGAACGAGGCGCCCCCCGAATCCTCTCGGACCCATCTGACCCCACGGGACCAGCACACGAGCAAGTGAACCAACTCCCCGGGGGCTTCCTTCCCACCGTGAGCCCCAACGCTGGACCTAATCTGCCAGAAAATCAAAACCAGCCAACGGAAGCAGGTCAAAACAAGATGGTCACAAATACGTCCTCATCCTCCGGGGAACTTTCGGATCGCAGAGGGACAC TCAACATCTGGAACTCTTCTCAAGCTCTACATCAGCCCGGCG ATCAGCTGTTTGAAGTGTCGGTGGAGGTCCAACTCAATCAGGAGCACAAGCGCAACCAGCATCATCTGGACGGGTCACTGATCAAGTCTGTCAGGGCTCTG GTCCTCCAACATCTGGACGGGCTTCACATCCCCATCAGCTTGTCCTTCAAAAGAATTAAAAG GCTCCGAGCGGGAGAACTTTACATCATGTGGCTGAGCCTGGGTAGTGGGCGGAGTCACGCCTTCTCCGGCATCCACCAGAACCTCCACAAGATGGTCGGCAGCAGCGTCGGCCCAGTTGGGAGCCCGCATCACAGCGTGGTCGCTTCGGTCTCCATTGGAG ACGTCAATGAATGCGGGACCCAATTGGCGCTGTGCGGCGTCAACGCCGACTGCTTGGATCAGTTTGGCTCGTACAGGTGCCGCTGCAAAGACGGCTTCCGGGACGAGTCCAATTTGGGACCCGTGGGCACCGTGTGTGTGGACCGCAAGCCCGCAG gctGCAGTCGTGGGCTGTCGGGCGAGACCAAAGGCGTGTACGTGCTGTTCTTCCTACTCAGCTTCCTGCTGCTGATGTCGGTGGCGGTGGCGTGCGCGCTCTACAGCCGCCGCCATTGCGGTACCTTCCTGCCCAAAGGCCAGACGCCCGATTCGGCTGGCCGCTATCCGGACGATGACCACGCTTACGCCGCCGCTGCCTCGGACctgccgccgcctccgccgcccGCCAGGGGGCCACGCGACGCTTGGCCCAATCACAAG GAGCGATGCGCGGCCGTGGATCTTCCGCTGCTCCGTTTCAGCCCGCTGACGCCGTCTGACGTCTACACTGACTCTCAGGAAGGCGGCAAGAAGTGA